A stretch of Pseudomonas sp. LS.1a DNA encodes these proteins:
- the fliO gene encoding flagellar biosynthetic protein FliO yields MRAIAAFAALLASQACLAAATPAATPVAAPGSLGGQLAQMVFGLLLVVGLIFFLAWLLRRLQSTAVKGGQVIEIVGSRAIGPRDRLLLVQVGKEQILIGHTPGSIEALHVLAEPVEVPESARQATPEFAQRLMELMGKDPKDKL; encoded by the coding sequence ATGCGCGCCATCGCGGCCTTCGCCGCGCTGCTCGCCAGCCAGGCTTGCCTGGCCGCGGCTACGCCGGCGGCGACCCCGGTAGCTGCGCCTGGCAGCCTCGGCGGGCAACTGGCGCAGATGGTCTTCGGCCTGCTGCTGGTGGTCGGCCTGATCTTTTTCCTGGCCTGGTTGCTGCGGCGTCTGCAGAGCACGGCGGTCAAGGGCGGGCAGGTGATCGAGATCGTCGGCAGCCGGGCCATCGGCCCGCGTGACCGCCTGCTGCTGGTGCAGGTGGGCAAGGAGCAGATCCTGATCGGCCATACCCCCGGCAGCATCGAGGCCCTGCATGTGCTGGCCGAACCCGTGGAAGTGCCGGAAAGCGCCCGCCAGGCGACGCCGGAGTTTGCCCAGCGGCTGATGGAGCTGATGGGCAAGGACCCTAAGGACAAGTTGTGA
- the fliM gene encoding flagellar motor switch protein FliM, whose translation MAVQDLLSQDEIDALLHGVDDGLVQTESASEPGSIKSYDLTSQDRIVRGRMPTLEMINERFARYTRISMFNLLRRSADVAVGGVQVMKFGEYVHSLYVPTSLNLVKIKPLRGTSLFILDAKLVFKLVDNFFGGDGRHAKIEGREFTPTELRVVRMVLDQCFVDLKEAWQAIMPVTFEYMNSEVNPAMANIVGPSEAVVVSTFHIELDGGGGDLHVTMPYSMIEPVREMLDAGFQSDLDDQDERWIKALREDVLDVAVPLSATVARRQLKLRDILHMQPGDVIPVELPEHLVLRANGVPSFKARLGSHKGNLALQIIDPIERR comes from the coding sequence ATGGCCGTACAGGACCTGCTGTCCCAGGATGAAATCGATGCCCTGTTGCATGGCGTTGACGACGGGCTGGTGCAGACCGAGAGTGCATCCGAGCCTGGCAGCATCAAAAGCTACGACCTGACCAGTCAGGACCGTATCGTGCGGGGTCGCATGCCGACCCTGGAAATGATCAACGAGCGCTTCGCCCGTTACACCCGTATCAGCATGTTCAACCTGCTGCGCCGCTCCGCCGACGTGGCGGTGGGTGGCGTGCAGGTGATGAAGTTTGGCGAATACGTACACTCGCTGTACGTGCCGACCAGCCTCAACCTGGTCAAGATCAAGCCGCTGCGCGGCACCTCGCTGTTCATCCTCGACGCCAAGCTGGTGTTCAAGCTGGTGGACAATTTCTTCGGTGGCGACGGCCGCCACGCCAAGATCGAAGGCCGTGAGTTCACGCCCACCGAGTTGCGGGTGGTGCGCATGGTGCTGGACCAGTGCTTCGTCGACCTCAAAGAAGCCTGGCAGGCCATCATGCCGGTCACCTTCGAGTACATGAACTCCGAGGTCAACCCGGCCATGGCCAACATTGTCGGCCCCAGCGAGGCGGTGGTGGTGTCCACCTTCCACATCGAGCTGGACGGCGGTGGCGGCGACCTGCACGTGACCATGCCGTACTCGATGATCGAGCCGGTGCGGGAAATGCTCGATGCCGGTTTCCAGTCCGACCTCGACGACCAGGACGAGCGCTGGATCAAGGCCTTGCGCGAGGACGTGCTGGACGTGGCCGTGCCGCTGTCTGCCACGGTCGCCCGGCGCCAGTTGAAGCTGCGCGACATCCTGCACATGCAGCCTGGCGACGTGATCCCGGTGGAGCTGCCCGAGCATCTGGTGCTGCGCGCCAACGGCGTGCCGTCGTTCAAGGCGCGCCTGGGCTCGCACAAGGGCAACCTGGCGCTGCAGATCATCGACCCGATCGAACGCCGCTGA
- the fliQ gene encoding flagellar biosynthesis protein FliQ, which produces MTPEVAVDLFRDALWLTTLMVAVLVVPSLLVGLVVAMFQAATQINEQTLSFLPRLLVMLITLIIAGPWLVQKFMEYITSLYTNIPQLIG; this is translated from the coding sequence ATGACACCTGAAGTTGCTGTCGACCTGTTCCGTGATGCCTTGTGGCTGACCACCCTGATGGTCGCCGTGCTGGTGGTGCCGAGCCTGCTGGTGGGCCTGGTGGTGGCGATGTTCCAGGCTGCCACGCAGATCAACGAACAGACCCTGAGTTTCCTGCCGCGCCTGCTGGTGATGCTGATCACGCTGATCATCGCCGGGCCGTGGCTGGTGCAGAAGTTCATGGAGTACATCACCAGCCTCTATACCAACATCCCGCAGCTGATCGGTTGA
- the fliN gene encoding flagellar motor switch protein FliN, producing MANENEITSPEDQALADEWAAALEETGAAGQADIDALLGGDTGSSTGGAGRLPMEEFASSPKPSENVSLEGPNLDVILDIPVSISMEVGSTEINIRNLLQLNQGSVIELDRLAGEPLDVLVNGTLIAHGEVVVVNEKFGIRLTDVISPSERIKKLR from the coding sequence ATGGCTAACGAAAACGAGATCACCTCCCCAGAGGACCAGGCACTGGCCGATGAGTGGGCTGCGGCACTGGAAGAAACCGGTGCAGCCGGCCAGGCTGACATCGATGCACTGCTGGGTGGCGACACCGGTAGCAGCACCGGCGGCGCGGGTCGCCTGCCGATGGAGGAGTTCGCCAGCTCGCCGAAGCCGAGCGAAAACGTCAGCCTGGAAGGCCCTAACCTGGATGTGATCCTGGACATTCCGGTGAGCATTTCCATGGAAGTGGGCAGTACCGAAATCAACATTCGCAACTTGCTGCAGCTCAACCAGGGCTCGGTGATCGAGCTCGATCGCCTGGCCGGCGAGCCGCTTGACGTGCTGGTCAACGGCACGCTGATCGCCCATGGCGAAGTGGTGGTGGTCAACGAAAAGTTCGGCATCCGCCTGACCGACGTGATCAGCCCCAGCGAACGTATCAAGAAGCTGCGCTGA
- the fliL gene encoding flagellar basal body-associated protein FliL, whose translation MAKSEAVKDPATKGKLKLILLAVVGLLLAIGLSVGATWFIMHKSEPAPAAEPAASNVKPAAIYEALAPAFVVNFNQNGRQRYMQVSITLQARNQADLDALKVHMPVIRNNLVMMFSGQGFDTLAGSPVGQEMLRQKATAVVQEVAQKEVGRPVVDQLLFTNFVLQ comes from the coding sequence ATGGCGAAGAGCGAAGCAGTCAAAGACCCCGCCACTAAAGGCAAACTCAAGCTGATCCTGCTGGCCGTAGTGGGCCTGTTGCTGGCGATCGGCCTTTCGGTGGGCGCTACCTGGTTCATCATGCACAAGAGCGAGCCGGCCCCGGCCGCCGAACCTGCAGCCAGCAACGTCAAGCCTGCGGCCATCTACGAAGCGCTGGCCCCGGCCTTCGTGGTCAACTTCAACCAGAACGGTCGCCAGCGCTACATGCAGGTGAGCATCACCCTGCAAGCGCGCAACCAGGCCGACCTGGATGCCCTCAAGGTGCACATGCCGGTGATCCGCAACAACCTGGTGATGATGTTCTCCGGGCAAGGCTTCGACACCTTGGCCGGTAGCCCGGTGGGGCAGGAAATGCTGCGCCAGAAGGCCACCGCGGTGGTCCAGGAAGTGGCGCAGAAGGAAGTCGGCAGGCCGGTCGTCGACCAGTTGCTGTTCACCAATTTCGTATTGCAGTAG
- a CDS encoding flagellar hook-length control protein FliK, translated as MPVAPNPLLQGNTVAKTSRSANAQADKPLQAPGDKGDGFGQVMARQGRDKVAGQDDKVAQARPKDKPEAAQGGKKDPADKPAVADDGKQLPADDQVQADTGLRDASLVAGQITDAQPGAQLIQAQAEAVAPVLQAATAQVQTSVTAALPEEPAAEEAFDPDADPLANLPTLRLALEHSAQAKGATSAHALDPAQAQGEEGQVAVNTLANLVEPAEGEKGEPGDRAFGALLEDGLKDTKSAGSDTRVDDFANRLANLTQAATAKTANAVPANASPLHQPLPMNQNAWAEGLVNRVMYLSSQNLKSADIQLEPAELGRLDIRVNVATDQSTQVTFISGHAGVRDALDSQVHRLRELFAQQGLAQPDVNVADQSRGQQQQQGQAQGSNLSGVAARRAEQGDTETVDSARPVAQQVVVGDSAVDYYA; from the coding sequence ATGCCTGTCGCACCCAACCCATTGCTGCAAGGCAACACTGTTGCCAAGACCTCGCGTTCGGCCAACGCACAGGCCGACAAACCGCTGCAGGCGCCGGGCGACAAGGGTGACGGCTTTGGTCAGGTGATGGCCAGGCAGGGTCGCGACAAAGTCGCCGGGCAGGACGATAAGGTGGCTCAGGCCAGGCCCAAGGACAAACCCGAGGCGGCGCAGGGCGGCAAGAAAGACCCTGCCGACAAGCCCGCGGTTGCCGATGACGGCAAACAATTGCCAGCCGATGACCAGGTCCAGGCCGATACCGGCTTGCGCGATGCCAGCCTGGTGGCCGGCCAGATCACCGACGCCCAGCCAGGCGCACAACTGATCCAGGCCCAGGCCGAGGCGGTGGCACCGGTGCTTCAAGCCGCCACGGCGCAGGTGCAGACGTCGGTCACGGCCGCGCTGCCCGAGGAGCCGGCCGCCGAGGAAGCCTTCGACCCTGACGCCGACCCTTTGGCCAACCTGCCGACCTTGCGTCTGGCGCTGGAGCACAGCGCCCAGGCCAAGGGGGCGACCTCGGCGCATGCCCTGGACCCTGCGCAGGCTCAAGGCGAGGAGGGGCAGGTGGCCGTCAATACCTTGGCGAATCTGGTCGAGCCTGCCGAGGGTGAAAAAGGTGAGCCTGGCGACAGGGCCTTTGGTGCCTTGCTCGAAGATGGCCTGAAGGACACCAAGAGCGCCGGCAGCGATACGCGCGTCGACGATTTCGCCAACCGCCTGGCCAACCTGACCCAGGCCGCCACGGCCAAGACCGCCAATGCCGTGCCGGCCAATGCCAGCCCATTGCATCAGCCGCTGCCGATGAACCAGAACGCCTGGGCCGAGGGCCTGGTCAACCGGGTCATGTACCTGTCCAGCCAGAACCTCAAGTCGGCGGATATCCAGCTGGAGCCGGCGGAACTGGGCCGCCTGGACATTCGCGTCAATGTTGCGACGGACCAGTCGACCCAGGTCACCTTCATCAGCGGCCACGCCGGCGTGCGTGACGCCCTCGACAGCCAGGTGCACCGCCTGCGCGAGCTGTTCGCCCAGCAAGGGCTGGCGCAGCCGGATGTCAACGTGGCCGACCAGTCGCGCGGGCAGCAACAGCAGCAGGGGCAGGCGCAAGGCAGCAACCTGTCCGGGGTGGCGGCGCGCCGGGCCGAGCAGGGGGACACCGAGACGGTCGATAGCGCCCGGCCTGTGGCGCAGCAGGTGGTAGTGGGTGACAGTGCGGTCGATTATTACGCTTGA
- a CDS encoding fused response regulator/phosphatase — translation MPAEQALTVLVAEDGAADRMLLAQIVRRQGHQVFTAENGEQAVALFIERRPQLVLLDALMPVMDGFEAARQIKALAGEALVPIIFLTSLNEEEGLVRCLEAGGDDFMAKPYSAVILGAKIRAMDRLRRLQATVLEQRDQIARHHHHLLNEQRVAKAVFDKVAHSGCLTAPNIRYLQSPYALFNGDLMLAAFTPSGDMRVLLGDFTGHGLPAAVGAMPLADVFYGMTAKGYGMAQVLREMNAKLKRILPVDMFCCALLLNLSMQRGSVEVWNGGMPDGYRLAVDGQVLSALSSRHLPLGILDAERFDDSTEVLPLAPGERLLLLSDGVLDTADDQERLFGVQRLRRVLADNRDPVRLFDEVMQALERFGGRPRDDISLCDIRMFSAEERVPAPMIYSDSGRSSPLDWSLGFEVRGESLKRFNPVPYLVQLLQEIHGLRARTGNLHSVLSELYSNALEHGVLGLDSQLKCDGQGFADYYQERARRLGLLTDGYVRVDFKVEPLAEGGRLKIEVRDSGAGFDVQRVLSRPALEQGLSGRGLNLVRRLTSSARWSEGGRCAHVEFVW, via the coding sequence ATGCCGGCCGAACAGGCGTTGACCGTGCTGGTCGCCGAAGACGGTGCCGCCGACCGCATGCTGCTGGCGCAGATCGTCCGCCGACAGGGCCATCAGGTATTCACCGCGGAAAACGGCGAGCAGGCGGTGGCGCTGTTCATCGAGCGGCGCCCGCAGCTGGTGCTGCTGGATGCGCTGATGCCGGTGATGGATGGTTTCGAGGCGGCGCGGCAGATCAAGGCCCTGGCCGGCGAGGCGCTGGTGCCGATCATTTTCCTGACCTCGCTGAATGAGGAGGAGGGCCTGGTGCGCTGCCTGGAGGCCGGTGGCGATGACTTCATGGCCAAACCTTACAGTGCGGTGATCCTTGGTGCCAAGATCCGCGCCATGGACCGCCTGCGCCGGTTGCAGGCCACCGTGCTGGAGCAGCGCGACCAGATTGCCCGGCACCACCACCACCTGCTCAACGAGCAGCGAGTGGCCAAGGCGGTGTTCGACAAGGTGGCCCACTCCGGGTGCCTGACCGCGCCCAACATCCGCTACCTGCAATCGCCCTATGCGCTGTTCAATGGTGACCTGATGCTGGCCGCGTTCACCCCGTCCGGCGACATGCGCGTGCTGCTCGGCGATTTCACCGGCCACGGCTTGCCGGCGGCGGTAGGGGCCATGCCGTTGGCCGACGTGTTCTACGGCATGACCGCCAAGGGCTACGGCATGGCGCAGGTCCTGCGCGAGATGAACGCCAAGCTCAAGCGCATCCTGCCGGTGGACATGTTCTGTTGTGCGCTGCTGCTCAACCTCAGCATGCAGCGCGGTTCGGTGGAAGTGTGGAACGGTGGCATGCCTGACGGCTATCGCCTGGCGGTGGATGGCCAGGTGCTGTCGGCGCTGAGTTCACGACACCTGCCGCTGGGCATTCTGGATGCCGAGCGTTTCGATGACAGCACCGAGGTGTTGCCGTTGGCGCCCGGCGAGCGCCTGCTGCTGCTGTCGGACGGCGTGCTCGACACTGCCGACGACCAGGAGCGCTTGTTCGGCGTGCAGCGCCTGCGCAGGGTGCTGGCCGACAACCGTGACCCGGTACGGCTGTTCGACGAAGTGATGCAGGCCCTGGAGCGCTTTGGCGGGCGACCGCGCGATGACATCAGCCTGTGCGACATCCGGATGTTCAGCGCCGAGGAGCGGGTGCCGGCGCCAATGATCTACTCTGATAGCGGCCGCTCCAGCCCGCTGGACTGGTCGCTGGGGTTCGAGGTGCGGGGCGAGAGCCTCAAACGCTTCAACCCGGTGCCGTACCTGGTGCAATTGTTGCAAGAGATTCACGGCCTGCGCGCGCGTACCGGCAACCTGCACAGTGTGCTCAGCGAATTGTATTCCAATGCCCTGGAGCATGGTGTGTTGGGCCTGGACTCGCAGCTCAAGTGCGATGGGCAGGGCTTTGCCGACTATTATCAGGAGCGCGCCCGGCGCCTGGGGTTGCTGACCGACGGTTACGTGCGCGTCGATTTCAAGGTTGAACCGCTTGCCGAGGGTGGGCGTCTGAAGATCGAGGTCCGTGACAGTGGTGCCGGGTTCGATGTGCAGCGGGTGCTGTCGCGGCCCGCGCTGGAGCAGGGGCTGAGCGGGCGTGGCCTGAACCTGGTGCGGCGGCTGACCAGCAGCGCGCGCTGGAGTGAGGGCGGGCGCTGCGCGCATGTGGAGTTCGTCTGGTGA
- the fliR gene encoding flagellar biosynthetic protein FliR — MLELTDTQIGTWVATFILPLFRVTAVLMTMPIFGTRMLPARVRLYVAVAITVVIVPALPPLPEFDPLSLRGLLLCAEQIIVGALFGLALQLLFQVFVIAGQIVAVQMGMAFASMVDPANGVNVTVISQFMTMLVSVLFLLMNGHLVVFEVLTESFTTLPVGNALVVNHFWELAGRLGWVFAAGLLLILPVIAALLVVNIAFGVMTRAAPQLNIFSIGFPLTLVMGMFIFWVGLADVLSHYQALASEALQWLRELARAR; from the coding sequence ATGCTTGAGCTGACCGACACGCAGATCGGCACCTGGGTCGCCACCTTCATCCTGCCCTTGTTCAGGGTGACCGCGGTGCTGATGACCATGCCGATCTTCGGCACTCGCATGCTGCCGGCGCGGGTGCGCCTGTACGTGGCGGTGGCGATTACCGTGGTGATCGTGCCGGCGCTGCCACCCCTGCCGGAATTCGACCCGCTGAGCCTGCGTGGTTTGCTGCTGTGCGCCGAGCAGATCATTGTCGGCGCGCTGTTCGGCCTGGCCTTGCAGCTGCTGTTCCAGGTCTTCGTGATAGCCGGGCAGATCGTCGCGGTGCAGATGGGCATGGCCTTCGCTTCGATGGTCGACCCAGCCAATGGTGTCAACGTCACGGTGATCAGCCAGTTCATGACCATGCTGGTGAGCGTGTTGTTCCTGCTGATGAACGGCCACCTGGTGGTGTTCGAGGTGCTGACCGAAAGCTTCACCACCTTGCCGGTGGGCAACGCGCTGGTGGTCAACCACTTCTGGGAGCTGGCCGGGCGCCTGGGGTGGGTGTTCGCCGCCGGCCTGCTGCTGATTCTGCCGGTGATCGCCGCGCTGCTGGTGGTGAACATTGCCTTCGGTGTGATGACTCGCGCCGCACCGCAGTTGAACATCTTCTCTATCGGTTTCCCGCTGACCCTGGTCATGGGCATGTTCATTTTCTGGGTCGGCCTGGCCGATGTGCTGTCCCACTACCAGGCGTTGGCCAGCGAAGCGCTGCAATGGCTTCGTGAACTGGCGAGGGCGCGCTGA
- a CDS encoding Hpt domain-containing protein, translated as MTDMHIDHKVLSDLREVMEEGYLQLVQTFLDDSERRLGQLHAAKSAEELGSAAHSFKGSSSNMGAVALASLCQQLEERARRPPLYGIEDLINRIDQEFLEVQRFYRGEQQRISAG; from the coding sequence GTGACTGACATGCATATTGACCACAAGGTGCTCAGTGACCTGCGTGAGGTCATGGAAGAGGGCTACCTGCAGTTGGTGCAGACTTTTCTCGACGACTCCGAAAGGCGCCTGGGCCAGCTGCACGCGGCCAAAAGTGCCGAAGAGCTTGGTTCCGCGGCCCACAGTTTCAAGGGCAGCAGCAGCAACATGGGCGCAGTTGCGTTGGCCAGCCTGTGCCAGCAGCTGGAGGAGCGCGCGCGGCGGCCCCCGCTGTATGGCATCGAGGACTTGATCAACCGTATCGACCAGGAGTTCCTTGAGGTGCAGCGCTTCTACCGAGGTGAGCAGCAACGCATTTCGGCGGGTTGA
- a CDS encoding STAS domain-containing protein gives MAVETDFSQDGKKLTIKIKGRFDFGKHQEFRDAYERQPSRPDSVVVDLKDTTYLDSSALGMLLLLRDHAGGDESDVRVVHASSDVRKILAISNFEKLFDIS, from the coding sequence ATGGCAGTCGAGACTGATTTTTCGCAGGACGGGAAAAAACTGACGATCAAGATCAAGGGGCGTTTCGATTTCGGCAAGCATCAGGAATTCCGTGACGCCTACGAACGCCAGCCCAGCCGGCCCGATTCGGTGGTCGTCGACCTGAAGGACACCACTTACCTCGACAGTTCCGCACTCGGCATGCTGCTGTTGCTGCGCGACCACGCGGGCGGCGATGAGTCGGATGTGCGCGTGGTACATGCCAGCTCCGATGTGCGCAAGATCCTCGCCATCTCCAATTTCGAAAAACTCTTCGATATCAGTTGA
- the fliP gene encoding flagellar type III secretion system pore protein FliP (The bacterial flagellar biogenesis protein FliP forms a type III secretion system (T3SS)-type pore required for flagellar assembly.), producing the protein MSGALRTLLSSLLGVALLLVAPLALAADPLSIPAITLSNTPDGQQEYSVSLQILLIMTALSFIPAFVILMTSFTRIIIVFSILRQALGLQQTPSNQLLTGMALFLTMFIMAPVFDRVNQDALQPYLKEQMTAQQAIDKAQGPLKDFMLAQTRQSDLDLFMRLSKRTDIAGPDQVPLTILVPAFVTSELKTAFQIGFMIFIPFLIIDMVVASVLMAMGMMMLSPLIISLPFKIMLFVLVDGWALIMGTLASSFGGV; encoded by the coding sequence ATGAGCGGCGCGCTGCGTACGTTGTTGAGCTCTTTATTGGGTGTGGCGCTGCTGCTGGTTGCGCCGCTGGCCCTGGCCGCCGACCCGCTGTCGATCCCGGCCATTACCCTGTCCAATACCCCGGACGGGCAGCAGGAATATTCGGTCAGCCTGCAAATCCTGCTGATCATGACGGCGCTCAGTTTCATCCCGGCGTTCGTCATCCTGATGACCAGCTTCACCCGCATCATCATCGTGTTCTCGATCCTGCGCCAGGCGCTAGGCTTGCAGCAGACACCGTCGAACCAGTTGCTCACCGGCATGGCGTTGTTCCTGACCATGTTCATCATGGCCCCGGTATTCGACCGGGTGAACCAGGACGCGCTGCAGCCGTACCTGAAGGAGCAGATGACCGCCCAGCAGGCCATCGACAAGGCCCAGGGGCCGCTCAAGGACTTCATGCTGGCGCAAACCCGGCAAAGCGACCTCGACCTGTTCATGCGCCTGTCCAAGCGCACCGATATCGCCGGCCCGGACCAGGTGCCGCTGACGATTCTGGTGCCTGCGTTTGTCACGTCCGAGCTGAAGACCGCGTTCCAGATCGGTTTCATGATCTTCATTCCGTTCCTGATCATCGACATGGTGGTGGCCAGTGTGCTGATGGCCATGGGCATGATGATGTTGTCGCCGCTGATCATCTCGCTGCCGTTCAAGATCATGCTGTTCGTGCTGGTCGATGGCTGGGCGCTGATCATGGGCACCCTGGCCAGCAGTTTCGGCGGCGTCTGA